In one window of Bos taurus isolate L1 Dominette 01449 registration number 42190680 breed Hereford chromosome 4, ARS-UCD2.0, whole genome shotgun sequence DNA:
- the STEAP4 gene encoding metalloreductase STEAP4 — MEKTSTDASPLTMYSSEKQETVCIFGTGDFGRSLGLKMLQCGYSIVFGSRTPGMSSLLPNDAEVMSYSDAAQKSDIIIITIHREHYDFLTELTEVLKGKILVDVSNNLKINQYPESNAEYLAQLVPGTHVVKAFNTISAWALQSGALDASRQVFICGNDSKAKQRVMDVVRSLGLTPLDKGSLMAANEMENYPLQLFPMWRFPFYLSAVLCVFFFFYCVIREVIYPYVYEKRDRTFRLPISIPNRVFPIAALTLLALVYLPGVIAAILQLYRGTKYRRFPDWLDHWMLCRKQLGLIALGFAFLHVLYTLVIPIRYYVRWTSNNRTITQVITKKENPFSTTNSWLSDSYIALGMLGFFLFVLLGITSLPSVSNMVNWREFRFVQSKLGYLTLILCTAHTLVYGGKRFLNPSNLVWYLPSAYVIALIIPCTVLVIKFILILPCIDKTLMRIRQGWERNPKYSESSLNGKTDI, encoded by the exons ATGGAGAAAACTTCTACAGATGCATCTCCTCTCACTATGTATTCTTCAGAAAAGCAAGAAACTGTATGCATTTTTGGAACTGGAGATTTTGGAAGATCACTGGGACTTAAAATGCTCCAGTGTggttattctattgtttttggaAGTCGAACCCCTGGGATGTCCAGCCTGCTGCCCAATGATGCAGAGGTCATGAGCTACTCTGATGCAGCCCAGAAATCTGACATTATAATCATAACAATACACAGGGAACATTATGATTTTCTCACAGAATTAACCGAGGTTCTCAAGGGGAAGATATTGGTTGATGTCAGCAACAACCTCAAAATCAATCAGTATCCAGAGTCAAATGCAGAGTACCTTGCTCAGTTGGTGCCGGGAACCCACGTGGTAAAAGCATTTAACACCATCTCAGCCTGGGCTCTCCAGTCAGGGGCGCTGGATGCAAGTCGGCAG GTGTTTATCTGCGGAAATGACAGCAAAGCCAAGCAAAGAGTGATGGACGTCGTTCGTAGTCTTGGACTTACTCCATTGGATAAAGGATCTCTCATGGCAGCCAATGAAATGGAAAACTACCCGCTACAACTCTTTCCAATGTGGAggttccccttctatttgtctgctgttctgtgtgtcttcttctttttctactgTGTAATAAGAGAAGTAATCTACCCTTATGTTTATGAAAAAAGAGACAGGACATTCCGTCTGCCTATTTCTATTCCAAATCGGGTCTTTCCAATAGCAGCACTCACACTGCTCGCCTTGGTTTACCTCCCTGGTGTTATTGCTGCCATTCTGCAGCTGTACCGAGGTACAAAGTACCGCCGATTCCCAGACTGGCTTGACCACTGGATGCTTTGCAGAAAGCAGCTTGGCTTGATAGCACTGGGATTTGCCTTCCTTCATGTCCTCTACACACTTGTGATCCCTATTCGTTATTATGTACGATGGACATCGAACAACAGAACCATTACCCAG GTAATaaccaagaaagaaaatccatttaGTACCACTAACTCCTGGCTCAGTGATTCATATATCGCTTTGGGAATGCTCGGATTTTTCCTGTTTGTACTCTTGGGGATCACTTCCTTGCCATCAGTTAGCAACATGGTCAACTGGAGAGAGTTTCGATTTGTCCAG TCCAAACTGGGTTATTTGACCCTGATCTTGTGCACAGCCCACACCTTGGTGTACGGTGGGAAGAGATTCCTCAACCCTTCGAATCTTGTGTGGTATCTCCCTTCAGCCTACGTGATTGCGCTGATCATCCCTTGCACAGTGCTGGTGATCAAGTTCATCCTCATCTTGCCATGTATAGACAAGACCCTTATGCGGATCCGCCAGGGTTGGGAAAGGAACCCGAAATACTCAGAATCATCACTGAATGGAAAAACagatatttaa